Genomic window (Chondrocystis sp. NIES-4102):
TGAATAAAGCTTGATTAATTAATTAATTTTTTTTTAATCATTTTACTATTTAAAAAAATTGATTTTATCGATTTAATTAAGAAGAAAGCCCTTAAAAGCAAAATACTCATCGAGCTTAATTAGGGGTAAAGGAGCAATTATTTACTTAATAGAACACAATTATTTAAGGAGCATTCCTAATGGCAACTATTAAAGTAGCGATTAATGGTTTTGGTCGCATTGGTAGATTGGTATTTCGGGCGGGGATCGATAATCCTGAAATAGAATTCGTTTGTATCAATGATCTTGTACCAGCAGAAGCGATCGCCTATTTGCTCAAATATGATTCCACTCATGGACGTTTTACAGGTAAAGTGGAAGCGCAGGAAGACGGTATTGTAGTCAATGGCAAACATATTCCCTGTGTTTCCCTCAAAAATCCCACAGAATTACCCTGGGGAAAATATCAAGTAGATTATGTAGTTGAATGCACGGGACTATTTACCGACTATGAGGGAGCAGCACAACACCTAACCGCAGGAGCAAAAAGAGTCGTTATCTCAGCACCCACCAAAGATCCCGACAGAGTTAAAACTTTACTTGTGGGAGTAAATCATCAGAGTTTCGATCCCCGTACAGATGCGATCGTTTCTAATGCAAGTTGTACTACTAATTGTCTTGCTCCTATAGCTAAAGTAATTAATGATAATTTTGGCTTAGTAGAAGGCTTGATGACTACTATTCACGCCATGACTGCTACTCAACCAACTGTAGATGGCTGTAGTAAAAAAGATTTACGGGGCGGACGTGGTGCAGCACAAAATATTATTCCAGCCTCAACAGGTGCAGCCAAGGCAGTAAGCTTAGTACTACCAGAATTAAAAGGAAAATTAACAGGAATGGCAATGCGTGTCCCCACACCCGATGTCTCAGTGGTTGATTTAACTTTCCGCACAGAAAAAGAAACTACCTATGCTGAAATTTGTCAAGCAATGGCTCAAGCAGCAGCAGGAGAGATGCAAGGGGTTTTAGGCTATACCGATGAGCCTGTGGTTTCAACAGATTTTACTGGTGATCCCCATTCTAGTATTTTCGATGCAGGGGCAGGTATGGAGTTAACTAATAACTTCTTTAAAGTGATTGCTTGGTATGACAATGAGTGGGGTTATTCAAATCGCGCCATTGATTTAATGTTGCTGATGGCAGCTAAAGAAAGCGAAATGTTAGCTATTGCTTAAAAAGCAGATTAGTAACAATGATTACACCTCAACTGTGGTATGTCATAGAACTATTACAAGTTGGGGTAATCAGACTTAATTATGTTGACTAACCTATTAAAGAAATAAATGGCAGTCCCCGTCGTCAGTTAAGCATCTTAAAAGACTGTTTGCACGGCTTTATTTAGGAGCAAGGTTTAATACAACAGCACCTTCAAAGCATATAGCTAGGATCACCAAAATCATATTCTTAAGCTGAATTAAGGCTAAAAAAGGATATATTGATTTTCGATCTAGAATTTACCTAGTAGTGCAGTCGTGTTAGTTTCATAACACAGTAAATAAAGAGTATATAGAGGAGAATTGATGCTAAATCAATCAGAAGCAGTAATAGAAGCGATCGCTGCTAGAGAAATATTAGATTCTCGTGGTCGCCCTACCATCGAAGCTGAGGTACGTTTAGAAACAGGGGCGGTAGGCTTGGCTCAAGTACCTAGTGGTGCATCTACAGGTAGTTTTGAAGCTCACGAACTAAGAGATGGTGATCACAACCGTTATGATGGCAAGGGAGTTTTAACTGCAGTTCGGAATGTAAAAGAAAAGATTACCCCCGTGCTATTAAATGTCGATGCGCTAGAACAGGCGACAGTAGATCAGTTAATGATTGATCGCGATGGTTCACCAAATAAAAAGAATTTAGGGGCTAATGCAATTTTGGCGGTATCGTTGGCAACTGCGAAGGCTGCTGCGGAGGAAATACAACTACCCCTATACCGTTATTTAGGAAGTCCTTTATCAAACGTACTGCCAGTACCCATGATGAACGTGATTAACGGTGGATCTCATGCAGATAATAACGTTGATTTCCAAGAATTTATGATTATGCCTGTTGGGGCAGATTCCTTTAGGGAAGCTTTACGTTGGGGAGCAGAAGTATTTGCAGCCTTGAGTAAAGTTTTAGGGTCAAAAAACCTTTTAACTGGAGTGGGAGACGAGGGAGGATATGCACCTAACTTAGGTTCTAATCAAGAAGCCTTGGATTTATTAATTACAGCGATAGAAAAAGCTGGATATAAACCTGGTGAAGAAGTAGCTTTAGCAATGGATGTTGCTGCGAGTGAATTTTATCAGGATGGTCAATATACCTATGATGGTGGGTCTCATTCTCCCGAAGAGTTTATTAGTTATTTAAGTGAACTAGTTGATAAATATCCGATTATTTCCATAGAAGACGCTCTACACGAAGATGACTGGGATAACTGGAAAGTATTGACTCAAAAATTAGGGTCGAGAATTCAATTAGTGGGAGATGATCTATTTGTAACCAATAAAACCAGGTTACAAAAGGGGATTGAATTAGGAGTGGGCAATGCTGTTTTGATTAAATTAAATCAGATTGGTACACTCACAGAAACCTTGGAAACTATCGATTTGGCAACTCGCAGTGGTTATCGATCTGTAATTAGTCATCGATCTGGAGAAACCGAAGACACAACTATTGCTGACTTAGCTGTGGCTACCCGTGCAGGACAAATTAAAACTGGTTCTCTTTGTCGTAGCGAAAGAGTAGCAAAATATAATCGTCTTTTGAGAATTGAAGAAGAGTTAGGCGATCGCGCTGTCTATGCAGGCAAAATTGGATTAGGGCCTAAAAGTTAAACTACAACAATTAAGTTTTTCAACTAAAGGTTAAGGCTTGGCAAAACCCAAGCCCTAATTAGGAATCTGATAGTACCCTATAAAAAGTTGAATTTAATTAAGTATGGCATTATAAAAAAGAGTATATGAAATTGAATCTAGACGAGATTAAACATCATTACTATTGTTATTAGCAAAATACCTATCTTATATAACCTCAATTTCAGTCTGATTAAATTAATCAGTTAAAATAGCTACCCTATATTGTTATCTTGTAAGGTTTGGCAGTTAAGGAAAGAGATTTATGCTCAATACAGCACATCAATAGCTATTCTAGAACCAATAACCCCCCGTCAATCTTCTAAAAAAGTGTTTGCCCAATTCTTGGCTATTGCCACTCGAAGGGTTATCTACCAGCAATTATTTATTGGAATATCATCATCTAAAAGCAATAAACATGGAAACAACATCTTCTCAAAAACTTGGTCAAACTGTTGCTACTAATAATTTAGTGGACGATATCAAGATGGAAGACGATCGCACAGGGATGAGCGTTGAAACTCTTAAACGAGCCTTCGCTGATAATCTGTTTTATGTTCAAGGAAAAGATGAGTCTAGTGCTACTCCTCATGATTATTATCAAGCATTAGCTTATACAGTACGCGATCGCCTTCTACACCGTTTTATTAAAACTGGACGCACCTACTACGAAGAAAATGTTAAAGTCGTCTCTTATCTGTCGGCGGAATTTTTGATGGGTCGTCATTTGGAGAATAATTTAATTTCTCTGGGGATCTATGAAAAAATGCGTCAGGTGGTTAAAGAGTTTGGCTTGGAGATTGAAGACTTAATTGAACAAGAGCCTGATCCTGGTCTGGGTAATGGTGGTTTGGGTCGTTTAGCAGCTTGTTTTCTAGACTCTTTGGCAAATTTGGAAATGCCTGCCATTGGTTATGGTATTCGCTATGAATTTGGAATCTTTAATCAAGCACTTAGGGATGGTTGGCAAGCAGAAATCCCTGATAATTGGCTGATGTTTCAAAATCCCTGGGAAATCGCTCGCCCTGAAAATTCCGTTGAAGTCAAACTTGGTGGGCATACCGAAGTCTATCGAGATGAAAAAGGACACAATTGTGTAACTTGGATCAGCGATCGCAAAGTTAAAGCTATTCCATATGATACACCAGTACCAGGTTATCGCACTAATACAGTAAATTCCCTACGTTTATGGAAAGCTGAAGCCAGCGAAGAATTTAACTTTGAAGCATTTAATGCAGGAAATTATGACCGTGCAGTCGCCGAAAAAATGAGTTCGGAAACTATTTCTAAAGTTTTATACCCCAATGATAATACACCCCAGGGTAAAGAACTACGCCTTGCACAACAATACTTTTTTGTCTCTGCTTCGCTACAAGATTTAATCCGTATTCACCTGCATCTTCATCCCAATCTTAGCAACTTCCACGAAGGGGCAGCTATTCAACTAAACGATACCCATCCTGCTGTGGCGGTAGCAGAATTAATGCGGTTGTTGATTGATGAACATAGTATGGACTGGGATCAAGCTTGGAATATTACCCAGAAAACCCTCGCCTACACTAACCACACCTTACTACCAGAAGCCTTAGAAAGATGGTCAGTAAGCCTATTTAGTCGTATGCTACCGCGACATATCGAAATTATCTACGAAATCAATCAGCGTTTCATCAATGATCTTCGTACTTGGTTTCCCGATGATCAGAATTTAATTCAAGAACTTTCAATTATTGAAGAAGGGCCAGATAAAAAAGTCCGTATGGCTAATTTAGCCTGTGTAGGAGCTCATGCAATTAATGGGGTAGCAGCTTTGCATACTCAATTGCTACAAAAATACACCCTCCAAGGTTTTGCTAAACTGTGGCCAGAAAAGTTCTTTAATAAAACTAATGGAGTTACTCCCCGTCGTTGGATCTTACTTAGTAACCCCAGACTTGCCAAACTAGTTACAGAAAAAACCCAAAGCGATCGCTGGTTAAAAAACCTGGATGAAATGAGAGTTTTGGAAAACTTTATTGATGATCCTGAGTTTTGTCAACAGTGGCGAGATATCAAGCGTAAAAACAAAATTGCCTTAGCAGCACAAATCAAGAAAACTAAAAACATCGATGTCAATATAGATTCCATCTTTGATGTTTTGGTTAAACGAATTCACGAATACAAACGCCAACACTTAATGGTGTTACACATCATCACCCTCTATAACCGTATCAAGCAAAATCCCAATATTGAGATAGTACCTCGTACCTTTATCTTTGGTGGTAAAGCTGCACCTGGTTACTTTATGGCAAAGTTAATCATCAAATTTATTAACTCAGTAGCGGATGTAGTCAATAAAGATCCTGATGTTAGAGGACGTTTAAAAGTAGTTTTCTTGCAAAACTTTAATGTTTCCCTAGGGCAAAAAATCTATCCTGCTGCCGACTTATCCGAACAAGTTTCTACGGCTGGGAAAGAAGCTTCAGGGACAGGGAATATGAAGTTTGCCATGAATGGGGCTTTAACTATTGGAACATTGGACGGGGCAAATATTGAAATTCGCGAAGAAGCAGGGGAAGAAAATTTCTTCTTGTTTGGCTTAACTGCGGAAGAAGTTTATCAGATGAAAGAAGACGGTTATCAACCAATGTCTTTTTACGAAAGCAATGAGGAATTAAAAGGAGTAATTGATCGCGTTTCTAAAGGCTATTTTAGTCAGGGTGATACTAAATTATTTAAACCCATTGTAGATTCATTACTTTACGACGATCCTTATATGCTTTTGGCAGATTACCAAGCCTATATTGATTGCCAACAAAGAGTATCTTTAACCTATCAAGATCAAGACAAGTGGACAAAAATGTCTATTCTTAATTCGGCACGCATGGGCAAATTCTCCAGCGATCGCACCATTAAGGAATATTGTGAAGAGATTTGGGATCTAAAACCAGTAGAGATTAATTTGGATGCCTACGGAAAAAACAATCATCTACCCAATAATCAATAATCTAATTGTGTTTTGATTCCAATAATTTAAAAATATCTAAATAGATGTCCTAATCTGGGCATCTTTTTTTTTAGCAATATTAATAATGTCGATAAATTTGGGAATTCTAAAATTGCTCAAGTCTTACTAATTCATATTAGAACAAATTAATTACTCTAGTTTTTACGATAAATATATGAATGACAGTTGATACATCTAGTGCAAACAAAAATTTTCTGACAAAGGTTATCATACTAAATCTAAATACTTACTTTTGGCTAAAAGGTTTTATCTAAATGAATTTAAAAAGTTCTGTCATCGGCATATTTATTTGTTTACCAGTAATCTCAAATCTAGTTTTGAGTCCCAAAGACGTTAACGCTGCAACTCGTATCGGGTCTGCGAGCGGAAGTTATTGCGACTCCTATTCTGGCAATTTTTCTAGAGGAGAAGAATTTGTTCTTAGTCTAGGTGATGGACAAAGTTTTAGTGTTCGTAATACTGGTAGTCAAGCTAAATATTATGTCTCCGTTTATGGGTCTACTGGATATATTTACGGTAATAAAGTATCTTCAGACCAGCTTAATTTTTATGCTCCCCAAAAAGGTGATTACAGAGTTCATATTAAGTCCAATAATCTCTACAACTCAGTAGAATTTTGTGCCTACTAAACCCAGTTACTAATGATTAGTAGATATCAATCAAACATATCTTATTTCAAGTAAACTACAGTAACCCCTGCACCACCATCTTTTTGAGTTGCTAATTCAAACTTATCTACTTGAGGATGCTGCTGAAGAAATTCATGTACTCCTTGACGTAAACGTCCTGTACCTTTGCCATGAATAATCCAAAGCACTCCAGATTCAATAGCTAAGGAAAGCCCTTTCTCAATTTCCCTTTCAGCATTATCTACCCGACTTCCGCGAATATCGAGGGTATTTTTAGATGTACGTACCATTAATGCTTGTTTTGGGGGTTTAACTGGTGCTGGGGCTGCCTTATTTGTATTTCCCTTGGCTTTAAGTTGGACATCGGGTTTTTGTCCATCAAGAGATTCAATTTCTTCTAACCCCACACTCATTTTCATAATTCCAAATCTGACTGTTAATTGGGCTGCATCTTCCTCTATGCTTAATACCTCTCCTGTTTGATTAAGACGCACAATTCTTACTTTTTCGCCAACTTGGGGTTTATAACTAGGTTTGGCTGGTTTGGGGGTTTGAGTTTTAGCTAATTCGCGTAAAGCCAATTGATTTATCGCTTCAGTCGCCTGTTGTGTTTGCTGCATGGTTGAATTACCCTGCTGAAGACGGCGAATAACTTTAGCAATTTCCTGTTTAGCCATTGCGATCGCCTGTTGCACTTCCTGTTCTTGATAGGCTTTTAACGCCTGTTCTCTCGCTTGTAGGGAAGACGCTTTTTCTGATACTTCACTATAAAAACGCTCTGTTTGCTCTAATAACTTCCCTGCTTCCTTGGCTTTCTCCTCCTGCTCTCTTCTTTGGGCTTCTAGGGCTGCTATTACTTCGTTTACGTCTTCTGTCCCCCCAAGAGCAACTAATGATTGTGCTTCGGTAACAATTTCTGTATTTAACCCCAGACGTTGAGCAATAATTAAAGCATTTGAACGCCCAGGAATTCCCCACAACAAACGGTAGGTAGGTTGGAGAGTGCTATCATTAAATTCCACTGAAGCATTTTCAAATCTAGCATCTTGATACTTGAGGGCTTTTAATTCTCCGTAGTGGGTGGTAGCAATAGTTAATAAACTGTGTTGGGCTAAATATTTCAACAAAGCGATCGCTAAGGCACTTCCTTCTGCTGGATCTGTCCCTGCACCCACTTCATCTAAGAGAATTAAAGCATTGGCAGCATTGGTATCGTTTTCTTTTAAAGCTTCGATAATCCGACTTATACGGCGTATATGCCCCGAAAAAGTAGATAAACTCTGTTGCAAAGACTGTTCATCTCCAATATCAGCTAAAACTACTTCAAACCACGGTAATTCAACGGGTTCTTTAGCGGGAATAAACATACCAGCCTTAGCCATCAAAGCAGCTAACCCTAGGGTTTTGAGAGTTACGGTTTTTCCGCCTGTATTGGGGCCTGTAATCGCTACTACCTTGGTTTGGGGTTTGACAATTACATCAATTGGTACAACTTCTGTTCCCTCCTCATGCTGCTGTTGCCAAACTAATAAAGGATGACGTAAACGACGCAGGGTTGTAGTTTCTGCTTGAGTGGGATTAATAAATCGGGGTGGATTTGCATTTAACCATAACCCATAACGTGCCTTGGCTGTGGCTAAATCTAACATGGTGGCGACAGCTAATAAGCGTTCTAAATCTGCTTGTACTTCCGCTATTTTATCGGATAAGGCTTTTAAGATAATTTCTTCTTCTCGTTGTTCTTGTTTTTCTTTTTGCCTTAATTGATTACCTAATTGCACGATCGCATTGGGTTCTATATAATAGGTCGAACCTGTGCTGGAAACATCGTGAACAATCCCCTTAATTGTCTCTTTTTGGGCTGGTTTAACTGGGAGGACAAAGCGATCGCCTCTTTGAGTAATTACCGCTTCTTGAATTGCTGTTGGGTTTCGCTGAATAATTCCTTGTAGTTGCTTGTAAATGCGCTCACGTAAACTTTTGGTTTCCTGACGAATTCCTGCGAGTTTGGGAGATGCGCGATCGGTTATTTCTGCGCGATCGTCAATACAATGATGGATTTCTTTTTCAATTTCAGGGTAAGTACGAACATCAACAATTAATTCTGCCAAAGTTACCAATTGTTCGCTTTTTGCATCAATTAAACGACGTAGATAACGCATTCCCGATAAAGTAGTGGCGATATCTAAGAGTTCTTTTGCCGATAGTATTCCACCTATTTTGACCCTTTCTAAGGATGCCCCAATATCCTTAATCCCTTTAAAACTCCAACCAGAATC
Coding sequences:
- a CDS encoding glyceraldehyde-3-phosphate dehydrogenase, type I, with product MATIKVAINGFGRIGRLVFRAGIDNPEIEFVCINDLVPAEAIAYLLKYDSTHGRFTGKVEAQEDGIVVNGKHIPCVSLKNPTELPWGKYQVDYVVECTGLFTDYEGAAQHLTAGAKRVVISAPTKDPDRVKTLLVGVNHQSFDPRTDAIVSNASCTTNCLAPIAKVINDNFGLVEGLMTTIHAMTATQPTVDGCSKKDLRGGRGAAQNIIPASTGAAKAVSLVLPELKGKLTGMAMRVPTPDVSVVDLTFRTEKETTYAEICQAMAQAAAGEMQGVLGYTDEPVVSTDFTGDPHSSIFDAGAGMELTNNFFKVIAWYDNEWGYSNRAIDLMLLMAAKESEMLAIA
- a CDS encoding phosphopyruvate hydratase, with the protein product MLNQSEAVIEAIAAREILDSRGRPTIEAEVRLETGAVGLAQVPSGASTGSFEAHELRDGDHNRYDGKGVLTAVRNVKEKITPVLLNVDALEQATVDQLMIDRDGSPNKKNLGANAILAVSLATAKAAAEEIQLPLYRYLGSPLSNVLPVPMMNVINGGSHADNNVDFQEFMIMPVGADSFREALRWGAEVFAALSKVLGSKNLLTGVGDEGGYAPNLGSNQEALDLLITAIEKAGYKPGEEVALAMDVAASEFYQDGQYTYDGGSHSPEEFISYLSELVDKYPIISIEDALHEDDWDNWKVLTQKLGSRIQLVGDDLFVTNKTRLQKGIELGVGNAVLIKLNQIGTLTETLETIDLATRSGYRSVISHRSGETEDTTIADLAVATRAGQIKTGSLCRSERVAKYNRLLRIEEELGDRAVYAGKIGLGPKS
- a CDS encoding glycogen phosphorylase, coding for METTSSQKLGQTVATNNLVDDIKMEDDRTGMSVETLKRAFADNLFYVQGKDESSATPHDYYQALAYTVRDRLLHRFIKTGRTYYEENVKVVSYLSAEFLMGRHLENNLISLGIYEKMRQVVKEFGLEIEDLIEQEPDPGLGNGGLGRLAACFLDSLANLEMPAIGYGIRYEFGIFNQALRDGWQAEIPDNWLMFQNPWEIARPENSVEVKLGGHTEVYRDEKGHNCVTWISDRKVKAIPYDTPVPGYRTNTVNSLRLWKAEASEEFNFEAFNAGNYDRAVAEKMSSETISKVLYPNDNTPQGKELRLAQQYFFVSASLQDLIRIHLHLHPNLSNFHEGAAIQLNDTHPAVAVAELMRLLIDEHSMDWDQAWNITQKTLAYTNHTLLPEALERWSVSLFSRMLPRHIEIIYEINQRFINDLRTWFPDDQNLIQELSIIEEGPDKKVRMANLACVGAHAINGVAALHTQLLQKYTLQGFAKLWPEKFFNKTNGVTPRRWILLSNPRLAKLVTEKTQSDRWLKNLDEMRVLENFIDDPEFCQQWRDIKRKNKIALAAQIKKTKNIDVNIDSIFDVLVKRIHEYKRQHLMVLHIITLYNRIKQNPNIEIVPRTFIFGGKAAPGYFMAKLIIKFINSVADVVNKDPDVRGRLKVVFLQNFNVSLGQKIYPAADLSEQVSTAGKEASGTGNMKFAMNGALTIGTLDGANIEIREEAGEENFFLFGLTAEEVYQMKEDGYQPMSFYESNEELKGVIDRVSKGYFSQGDTKLFKPIVDSLLYDDPYMLLADYQAYIDCQQRVSLTYQDQDKWTKMSILNSARMGKFSSDRTIKEYCEEIWDLKPVEINLDAYGKNNHLPNNQ
- a CDS encoding MutS2 family protein codes for the protein MIITETLDLLEWHRLCQHLSTFAATKLGVLAARQLKMPVNQAASEKLLAQTQEIYNLEQGLDSGWSFKGIKDIGASLERVKIGGILSAKELLDIATTLSGMRYLRRLIDAKSEQLVTLAELIVDVRTYPEIEKEIHHCIDDRAEITDRASPKLAGIRQETKSLRERIYKQLQGIIQRNPTAIQEAVITQRGDRFVLPVKPAQKETIKGIVHDVSSTGSTYYIEPNAIVQLGNQLRQKEKQEQREEEIILKALSDKIAEVQADLERLLAVATMLDLATAKARYGLWLNANPPRFINPTQAETTTLRRLRHPLLVWQQQHEEGTEVVPIDVIVKPQTKVVAITGPNTGGKTVTLKTLGLAALMAKAGMFIPAKEPVELPWFEVVLADIGDEQSLQQSLSTFSGHIRRISRIIEALKENDTNAANALILLDEVGAGTDPAEGSALAIALLKYLAQHSLLTIATTHYGELKALKYQDARFENASVEFNDSTLQPTYRLLWGIPGRSNALIIAQRLGLNTEIVTEAQSLVALGGTEDVNEVIAALEAQRREQEEKAKEAGKLLEQTERFYSEVSEKASSLQAREQALKAYQEQEVQQAIAMAKQEIAKVIRRLQQGNSTMQQTQQATEAINQLALRELAKTQTPKPAKPSYKPQVGEKVRIVRLNQTGEVLSIEEDAAQLTVRFGIMKMSVGLEEIESLDGQKPDVQLKAKGNTNKAAPAPVKPPKQALMVRTSKNTLDIRGSRVDNAEREIEKGLSLAIESGVLWIIHGKGTGRLRQGVHEFLQQHPQVDKFELATQKDGGAGVTVVYLK